From Sphingomonas hengshuiensis, one genomic window encodes:
- a CDS encoding transposase, which translates to MPPAFPPVDAGVLPRRRDGQRKRERFSEEQSIRTRKGAEAGAAVTDPCRRHGMSSATYCAWKAKFGAIEVSDAKGLRAL; encoded by the coding sequence GTGCCTCCCGCTTTTCCTCCAGTTGACGCCGGAGTCCTGCCCCGGAGAAGGGACGGACAGAGGAAGCGGGAGCGGTTTTCGGAAGAGCAGAGTATCCGCACCCGGAAGGGGGCTGAGGCTGGCGCGGCGGTGACCGATCCGTGCCGTCGGCACGGGATGTCGAGCGCGACCTATTGCGCGTGGAAGGCCAAGTTCGGCGCCATCGAGGTGTCCGACGCGAAGGGGCTGCGCGCGCTCTAG